The Leucobacter sp. UCMA 4100 genome window below encodes:
- a CDS encoding extracellular solute-binding protein, translating into MKMKKLMLSGVAALSVLTLAACSQTASGGKGDAGSEGKPHAGETLVVTTFGGDWEAAFVDAVVKPFEEETGAKVEMITLYSADALAQVSAQASSPQIDVVHFSGGQEFTAAQEGLIEAIEPSELSNYDDLVEVAVAGLERGEGPAMQMAPIGLVFNTESGAPRPTSWLDVFDDAYAEHLAITDFTNTFGLIAMLRMAETQGNSLEKPDATISELAKLVSSGDAIAVPTSPDVQSAFAQRNVWLAPYAMDYAGTLKDAGLPVEFIVPKEGAGASIHTTNVVSGRDNIELSKLFVDYELRPEAQQVFAERMRYSPVNVKTELSGDIADEVLTGDELDDVITYAPGEIATKRAAWTDLWNSLVTQ; encoded by the coding sequence ATGAAGATGAAGAAACTGATGCTGAGTGGCGTAGCTGCCCTCAGCGTGCTCACGCTTGCCGCGTGCAGCCAGACCGCCTCGGGCGGTAAGGGCGACGCAGGTTCAGAAGGAAAGCCCCACGCGGGCGAGACCCTCGTGGTCACCACCTTTGGTGGCGATTGGGAAGCGGCGTTCGTTGACGCCGTCGTGAAACCGTTCGAAGAAGAAACCGGCGCGAAGGTTGAGATGATCACCCTGTACAGCGCCGATGCACTCGCACAGGTTTCGGCCCAGGCCTCGAGCCCACAGATCGATGTGGTGCACTTCTCAGGCGGGCAGGAATTCACCGCGGCGCAGGAGGGGCTCATCGAGGCTATCGAACCGAGCGAACTCTCGAACTACGACGATCTCGTAGAGGTCGCCGTCGCGGGCCTTGAGCGCGGGGAAGGGCCGGCCATGCAGATGGCTCCCATCGGCCTCGTCTTCAATACCGAGTCTGGCGCTCCGCGCCCCACGTCGTGGCTTGACGTCTTTGACGATGCGTACGCCGAGCACCTTGCCATCACCGACTTCACGAACACCTTTGGGCTGATCGCGATGCTCCGCATGGCAGAGACACAGGGCAACTCGCTCGAGAAGCCTGACGCGACCATCTCAGAACTCGCAAAGCTCGTCTCGTCGGGCGATGCGATCGCCGTGCCGACCTCTCCTGATGTTCAGTCGGCGTTTGCACAGCGCAACGTCTGGCTTGCTCCGTACGCGATGGACTACGCGGGAACGCTGAAGGACGCCGGCCTGCCCGTCGAATTTATCGTGCCGAAGGAGGGTGCGGGAGCATCGATCCACACGACCAATGTTGTCTCGGGTCGTGACAACATCGAGCTCTCGAAGCTCTTTGTCGACTACGAGCTGCGCCCCGAGGCGCAGCAGGTCTTCGCTGAGCGCATGCGCTACTCTCCCGTCAACGTCAAAACCGAGCTCTCAGGCGATATCGCCGATGAGGTGCTCACCGGCGACGAACTCGACGACGTCATCACTTATGCACCAGGAGAGATCGCGACGAAGCGCGCAGCGTGGACCGATCTCTGGAACAGCCTCGTAACCCAGTAA
- a CDS encoding DUF3830 family protein produces MAKKIYIEYENGTRAIATLLEDLAPETCKVMWGALEEPRTMQTMHAMYAGPEVMMGLPEEAQNFDPATVPFENQQVVPAPGDLQWYWQQPMQMGGLPFEWWEIGIFYDRGARTLGPLGWTPVNIWATITEGLEAFAKESAAIRVDGAKMITIGRLED; encoded by the coding sequence ATGGCTAAGAAGATTTACATCGAGTACGAAAACGGCACCCGCGCGATCGCGACGCTGCTTGAAGACCTCGCACCCGAGACCTGCAAGGTCATGTGGGGCGCGCTCGAAGAGCCTCGCACGATGCAGACAATGCACGCAATGTACGCCGGCCCAGAGGTTATGATGGGTCTGCCCGAAGAGGCGCAGAACTTCGACCCCGCCACGGTACCCTTCGAGAACCAGCAGGTTGTTCCGGCTCCGGGCGATCTGCAGTGGTACTGGCAGCAGCCGATGCAGATGGGCGGCCTGCCGTTCGAGTGGTGGGAAATTGGCATTTTCTACGACCGCGGCGCACGTACCCTCGGCCCTCTCGGCTGGACCCCCGTGAACATCTGGGCAACGATCACCGAGGGCCTCGAAGCCTTTGCGAAGGAATCGGCTGCTATTCGTGTCGACGGCGCAAAAATGATTACTATCGGACGTCTCGAAGACTAA
- a CDS encoding gamma-glutamyl-gamma-aminobutyrate hydrolase family protein, with protein MTAPLIGITTWQRDIPTHLGAGRPTHTVGVEYVDLVQRAGGIPVLLVPDTNVDRILGRLDALVMTGGQDVHPSRYGAQADPEQEYSEARDEFEFALALAARERRLPTLAICRGLQVANVAFGGTLIEDIEPTAWHERVVSTAEQLDRRHPVTLDATSALAAAYGVTEREINTIHHQSVGMPARGLRVTGIAPDGVVEAVESTDPEWQFWGVQWHPEKMQTKDEVAIEDRMLAAFVRTLTTGA; from the coding sequence ATGACCGCACCGCTTATTGGCATTACGACCTGGCAGCGCGATATCCCGACGCACCTGGGCGCAGGCCGCCCGACGCACACCGTTGGCGTCGAGTACGTCGATCTCGTGCAGCGTGCGGGTGGCATTCCCGTGCTGCTCGTGCCCGACACGAATGTCGACCGTATTCTCGGTCGCCTCGATGCGCTCGTCATGACGGGCGGACAAGACGTGCACCCGAGCCGTTATGGGGCGCAGGCCGATCCCGAGCAAGAGTACAGCGAGGCCCGCGACGAATTTGAGTTCGCGCTCGCGCTCGCCGCACGTGAGAGGCGCCTGCCAACCCTCGCGATTTGCCGAGGGCTTCAGGTCGCAAACGTCGCCTTCGGTGGCACTCTCATCGAAGACATCGAACCGACGGCCTGGCATGAGCGCGTTGTCTCGACTGCCGAGCAACTCGACCGGCGCCACCCGGTGACGCTCGACGCGACCTCGGCGCTCGCCGCAGCGTACGGCGTGACCGAGCGAGAGATCAACACGATCCACCATCAATCGGTTGGGATGCCTGCCCGTGGCCTGCGCGTCACCGGCATAGCCCCAGATGGGGTCGTCGAGGCGGTTGAATCGACCGACCCCGAATGGCAGTTCTGGGGCGTGCAATGGCACCCCGAGAAGATGCAGACGAAGGATGAGGTCGCCATTGAAGACCGCATGCTCGCCGCTTTTGTTCGCACACTGACCACCGGTGCGTAG
- a CDS encoding aldehyde dehydrogenase, which yields MFTATTVSWDRLRSDLTLRNELFIDGAWVRGSGEELTLVSPRDGQELTRIVSASAADVDRAVASARSAFDSGVWAGLAPRDRGQRLIAFAQHIADHAEELALTITLEMGKPLRQAYETELRAVVNSFRWYGEAIDKVLDETPSTAPDSLALVTREPAGVVGAVVPWNFPLTMAAWKLAPALAAGNSVVLKPDEHTSASALRLAELAFEAGIPAGVFNVVPGFGAVAGQALGLHPDVDVITFTGSTAVGRKFLEYAAQSNGKRVWPELGGKTASLVLDDADFVKAVEASAHGCFYNQGQMCTAASRLLVPRHRLHEALEIAGRIAALQRPADPLDLDAPMGSLVSSQHLDRVAGFVERAEASGSDLIAGGSEANAVIEGGSYFAPVVVNATRESEIARQEVFGPVLSVIAFDSLDEAIEIANETEFGLAATLWTTDLKNAHLVSRRLRAGIVWVNCFEEGDMTVPFGGVKSSGFGRDKSLHAIDKFTDLKTTWIDLS from the coding sequence GTGTTTACAGCGACCACCGTTTCGTGGGATCGCCTTCGATCTGATCTCACGCTTCGCAACGAGTTGTTTATCGATGGGGCATGGGTACGCGGTTCTGGCGAAGAGCTGACACTCGTGAGCCCCCGCGATGGACAAGAGCTCACTCGCATCGTCTCAGCTTCTGCTGCAGACGTTGATCGCGCCGTGGCTTCGGCTCGAAGCGCCTTCGACTCAGGCGTCTGGGCCGGCCTCGCCCCGCGTGACCGTGGTCAGCGGCTGATCGCTTTCGCGCAGCACATTGCCGATCACGCTGAAGAGCTCGCGCTCACGATCACCCTCGAAATGGGCAAGCCGCTTCGTCAGGCGTACGAGACCGAACTGCGCGCCGTCGTGAACTCGTTCCGCTGGTATGGCGAGGCGATCGATAAGGTGCTCGACGAGACACCGAGCACCGCCCCAGACTCGCTCGCACTCGTGACTCGCGAGCCGGCCGGTGTTGTCGGCGCGGTCGTGCCCTGGAACTTTCCGCTCACCATGGCGGCTTGGAAACTCGCCCCGGCACTTGCCGCGGGCAACAGTGTGGTGCTGAAGCCCGATGAGCACACGAGTGCTTCAGCACTGCGTCTTGCAGAGCTCGCCTTCGAAGCGGGCATTCCTGCCGGCGTTTTCAACGTCGTGCCGGGCTTTGGTGCCGTCGCTGGGCAGGCCCTTGGCTTGCACCCCGACGTTGACGTCATTACCTTCACCGGTTCGACCGCGGTTGGGCGTAAGTTTCTCGAGTACGCCGCTCAATCGAACGGTAAGCGGGTATGGCCTGAGCTCGGCGGCAAGACCGCGAGCCTCGTGCTTGACGACGCTGACTTCGTGAAGGCGGTCGAAGCGAGCGCACACGGCTGCTTCTACAACCAGGGTCAGATGTGCACGGCAGCGTCGCGTTTGCTCGTGCCGCGCCATCGGCTTCACGAGGCGCTTGAGATCGCGGGCCGCATCGCTGCGTTGCAACGCCCGGCCGATCCACTCGACCTGGATGCTCCGATGGGGTCACTCGTGAGCAGCCAGCACCTCGACAGGGTCGCTGGGTTCGTGGAGCGGGCTGAAGCCAGCGGGAGCGACCTCATCGCAGGCGGTTCAGAAGCGAACGCCGTGATCGAAGGCGGATCGTACTTTGCTCCCGTTGTCGTGAACGCGACACGCGAGAGTGAAATCGCGAGGCAAGAGGTCTTTGGGCCGGTGCTGAGCGTCATCGCTTTCGACAGTCTCGACGAAGCCATCGAGATCGCGAATGAGACCGAGTTCGGCCTCGCCGCGACGCTCTGGACGACCGATCTGAAGAACGCGCACCTTGTCTCGCGTAGGCTGCGAGCCGGCATTGTCTGGGTCAACTGCTTCGAAGAGGGCGACATGACCGTTCCCTTTGGCGGGGTCAAGAGCTCGGGCTTCGGCCGTGACAAGAGCCTGCACGCCATCGACAAATTCACCGACCTCAAAACGACCTGGATTGATCTCTCATGA